A single region of the Psychrobacter alimentarius genome encodes:
- a CDS encoding DUF1828 domain-containing protein, whose translation MLNKILQVFGDQLIKGNKLFNNANTKNFPVKKNNFIQAMLSVNDMFALASSSVATLFFKDVKDWLDEKNIRYVP comes from the coding sequence ATTCTTAACAAAATTCTACAAGTGTTTGGTGATCAGTTAATAAAGGGTAATAAGTTATTCAACAATGCAAATACTAAAAACTTTCCTGTAAAGAAAAATAATTTTATCCAAGCTATGTTATCAGTTAATGACATGTTTGCTTTGGCAAGCAGCAGTGTTGCCACTCTATTCTTTAAAGATGTAAAGGACTGGTTAGACGAAAAAAATATTAGGTATGTCCCATAA
- a CDS encoding response regulator, with amino-acid sequence MTHILLVEDDPAIAMSLKVTCKREGWDITWLDNASSVLPMLRSDEARNLSAIILDVGLPDGDGLSLCQQIRHSAGIDALKDIPIVFLTARSDEVDRILGLEMGGDDYCAKPFSPRELVARLKAIWRREQLLSQQSSSNIITDNTVNDTLMSGQALTFNCQSGVWHYQPLNYSLMWQEQKLELSNTERKILLTLLQAPNQVFSREQLLSAVSDYPDHRLARTIDSHIKSIRKQLATIDASTDVIHTHRGLGYGLCPA; translated from the coding sequence ATGACACATATTTTATTAGTAGAAGATGACCCTGCCATTGCAATGTCGCTCAAAGTCACATGCAAGCGTGAAGGTTGGGACATAACATGGCTTGATAATGCCAGTAGCGTCTTGCCAATGCTGCGCAGTGATGAGGCAAGAAACCTATCGGCCATTATTTTGGATGTTGGGTTGCCAGATGGTGACGGTTTAAGCTTGTGCCAACAAATACGTCATAGTGCTGGTATCGATGCATTAAAAGATATACCTATTGTGTTTTTGACAGCTCGTAGTGATGAAGTCGATCGTATCTTAGGTCTAGAGATGGGCGGTGATGATTATTGTGCAAAACCCTTTAGTCCTCGAGAGCTTGTCGCTCGCTTAAAGGCTATTTGGCGACGCGAGCAGCTACTTTCTCAGCAGTCCTCTAGTAATATAATAACCGATAATACCGTTAATGATACGCTAATGTCGGGACAAGCTTTAACGTTCAACTGTCAATCTGGGGTTTGGCATTACCAACCACTTAATTATTCTTTAATGTGGCAAGAGCAAAAACTTGAGCTGAGCAACACTGAGCGCAAAATTTTATTAACCTTGTTACAAGCACCGAATCAGGTCTTTAGCCGCGAGCAACTCCTAAGCGCCGTTAGTGATTATCCAGATCATCGCCTAGCGCGGACGATAGACAGTCATATCAAGTCCATTCGGAAGCAGCTGGCAACCATTGACGCAAGCACTGATGTTATTCATACACATCGCGGGTTGGGGTATGGTTTATGTCCAGCTTAG
- the creC gene encoding two-component system sensor histidine kinase CreC, which yields MTHKIGKTSQSNWYAKLHPIGTAQQIDEPKRLLNLSIFFRIWLAVALVLVICGVVAFTQLFGYVKPTAQQVIEDTLLDTSKFLAANLQLPLSSGQLYDATYQANLDTAFVGLPAINSDITPEYKHEGYSSFRVYVTDKTGVVIYDSLPEPNNDEGQDYSRWNDVYLTLNGQYGARSTTQNHNQRDGTIMYVAQPIKNPRGALIGVVSVGKPVASVLPYLDNTRNRMFITALLMSIAALILAGLVAWWLKQSITLVTQYTSALAEDTKKPYFYLGRELNSLTDTIESMKHQLENRDYVTDYVHTLTHELKSPLTAIRASSELLEDNGLEEDDRQMLIHTIGEQSIKMQHLIDRLLLLAKIEQPTFKLNRKLTPLLPLLQSLAKDNAAKLQQQHLPPIEIYIDNVCFTETDRSQSSLTADISVFADQFWLVQVLQNVLDNAIHFAENTIIIDIRQTPNTVTIDIFNDGKLLPEYAVDKAFDRYFSLSHQSQTTHHSTSYSASNMANNDSSQYLGQETPSTSHNVIKKGTGLGLTLVKQVIEHHGGLVAIHNMMTNDGQDNMAMSQLSGVMVSITLPLAKE from the coding sequence ATGACTCATAAAATCGGCAAAACTAGCCAAAGCAATTGGTATGCAAAACTGCATCCTATTGGTACAGCGCAACAAATTGATGAGCCAAAACGCTTACTGAACCTGAGTATTTTTTTTAGGATTTGGTTGGCAGTGGCTTTGGTTTTAGTAATTTGCGGTGTGGTGGCCTTCACTCAGTTGTTTGGCTATGTCAAACCGACTGCCCAGCAAGTCATCGAAGACACCTTGCTCGATACCAGTAAATTTCTTGCGGCAAATTTGCAGTTACCGCTATCTTCAGGGCAACTATATGATGCTACTTATCAAGCCAATTTAGATACGGCATTCGTCGGCCTACCGGCAATTAACAGTGACATAACGCCAGAATATAAGCACGAAGGTTATAGTAGTTTTCGGGTATACGTAACAGATAAGACAGGCGTTGTCATTTATGACTCACTACCTGAGCCTAACAATGACGAAGGACAAGACTATAGCCGTTGGAATGATGTGTATTTGACTTTGAATGGTCAATATGGCGCAAGGAGTACCACCCAAAACCACAATCAGCGTGATGGCACGATCATGTACGTGGCACAGCCTATAAAAAATCCTAGAGGCGCGCTGATTGGTGTGGTGAGTGTTGGTAAGCCAGTCGCTAGTGTGCTGCCTTATTTGGATAACACTCGCAATCGCATGTTTATCACTGCATTACTGATGAGCATTGCAGCTCTTATCTTGGCAGGATTGGTGGCATGGTGGCTCAAGCAAAGCATCACTTTAGTGACTCAGTATACCAGCGCACTGGCTGAAGACACCAAAAAGCCTTACTTCTACCTAGGCCGTGAGCTCAATAGCCTAACAGATACGATTGAGTCTATGAAACATCAGTTAGAAAATCGAGACTACGTCACCGACTATGTTCATACTCTTACCCATGAACTCAAAAGCCCCTTAACCGCAATTCGCGCCAGCAGTGAATTGTTAGAGGACAACGGACTCGAAGAAGACGATCGGCAAATGCTTATTCACACCATTGGTGAGCAAAGCATAAAAATGCAGCATCTGATTGATCGCTTACTGCTACTTGCCAAAATTGAACAGCCGACCTTTAAGCTCAATCGCAAATTAACGCCATTATTGCCATTGTTACAAAGTCTGGCAAAAGACAATGCTGCCAAGCTACAACAGCAGCACTTACCACCCATCGAAATCTATATTGATAACGTCTGTTTTACCGAAACAGATCGTTCACAGTCTAGTCTAACTGCCGACATAAGCGTTTTTGCTGATCAGTTTTGGCTGGTACAAGTGCTACAGAATGTATTAGACAATGCGATTCATTTTGCCGAAAACACGATCATCATTGATATACGTCAGACACCAAATACGGTGACGATTGATATATTTAATGATGGAAAATTGCTACCTGAATATGCGGTTGATAAAGCGTTTGATCGTTACTTTAGCTTATCGCATCAAAGTCAAACCACACATCACTCGACAAGCTACTCTGCCAGCAACATGGCGAACAATGACTCGTCTCAATACCTTGGGCAAGAAACACCCAGCACATCTCACAATGTGATCAAGAAAGGGACAGGTCTTGGTTTAACCTTAGTCAAACAAGTCATCGAACATCATGGCGGTCTAGTTGCTATTCACAATATGATGACAAATGATGGTCAAGATAATATGGCTATGAGCCAGCTTTCTGGCGTGATGGTCAGTATCACCCTACCCTTGGCTAAAGAATAA
- a CDS encoding alpha/beta hydrolase, which produces MSNYLDTVIVEHNPAQKKIDRAVIWLHGLGASGHDFEPVVPQLGLSDDMAVRFIFPHAPKRPVTVNGGMIMPAWYDILEMSLDRKVDTAQIEESSQQIQDLIRREIEQGVAPEHIVIAGFSQGGAVAYHVALGYPERLAGLMTLSTYLATNDNIDYSTANKDMPILIEHGSHDPVVPVILGEQAQRLLSDKGYNVTYRTYPMAHQVCMPQIQNIGQWLNTALA; this is translated from the coding sequence ATGAGTAATTATTTAGATACTGTCATTGTTGAGCATAATCCAGCACAAAAAAAAATAGATAGAGCCGTCATCTGGCTGCATGGCTTGGGTGCCAGCGGTCATGATTTTGAGCCAGTGGTTCCGCAATTAGGCTTGTCTGATGATATGGCTGTGCGTTTTATTTTCCCACATGCGCCGAAGCGTCCAGTGACAGTCAATGGTGGTATGATAATGCCGGCATGGTATGATATTTTGGAGATGAGCCTAGATCGCAAAGTGGATACGGCTCAAATTGAAGAGTCCTCTCAGCAGATACAAGATTTGATTCGCCGTGAAATTGAACAAGGCGTCGCACCTGAACATATCGTCATTGCAGGATTTTCACAGGGTGGGGCAGTGGCGTATCATGTGGCACTAGGCTATCCAGAGCGCCTAGCAGGTTTGATGACGCTCTCTACGTATCTGGCAACCAATGATAATATTGACTATAGTACTGCCAATAAGGACATGCCGATTCTCATTGAGCACGGTTCTCATGATCCTGTGGTTCCCGTTATTTTGGGTGAGCAGGCTCAGCGGTTGCTATCTGACAAAGGGTACAATGTAACTTATCGGACTTATCCGATGGCGCACCAGGTTTGTATGCCGCAAATTCAAAATATTGGTCAATGGTTAAATACCGCATTGGCTTAA